The following are encoded together in the Blautia obeum ATCC 29174 genome:
- the arcC gene encoding carbamate kinase, which yields MSEKTVVVALGHKALGATLPEQKQATKAAAKAIADLVEDGAHVVISHSNGPQVGMIHTAMNEFGKAHPDYTFAPMSVCSAMSQGYIGYDLQNAIRAELISRGIYKPVATILTQVVIDPYDEAFGEPEKIIGRILTSEEAEAEEDKGNFVTEVGNGEYRRILAAPKPQKIVELETIRTLADAGQVVIAAGGGGIPVMEQGIDLHGASAIIEKDFASELLAEELNADTLLILTSVEKVSLNKDTDKETYLDTVSVADARKYIDENQFTAGSMLPKIEAAVAFAEKGNGHRTIITDIAHAKDGYKEKTGTIIK from the coding sequence ATGAGCGAAAAAACTGTCGTTGTTGCTCTTGGTCACAAAGCCCTGGGCGCAACTCTTCCAGAACAGAAACAGGCTACCAAGGCCGCTGCAAAAGCCATTGCAGATCTTGTAGAGGATGGTGCACACGTTGTCATCTCCCACAGCAACGGACCTCAGGTCGGCATGATCCATACAGCTATGAACGAATTCGGTAAGGCACATCCTGATTATACCTTTGCGCCAATGTCTGTATGTTCTGCCATGAGTCAGGGATATATCGGATATGATCTTCAGAATGCAATCCGTGCAGAACTGATCTCCAGAGGAATCTACAAACCGGTCGCAACGATTCTCACCCAGGTTGTGATCGATCCTTATGATGAAGCTTTCGGGGAACCAGAGAAAATCATTGGACGTATTCTTACTTCTGAAGAGGCAGAAGCAGAGGAGGACAAGGGAAACTTTGTTACAGAAGTTGGAAATGGCGAATATCGCAGAATCCTTGCAGCCCCGAAGCCACAGAAAATCGTGGAACTTGAAACGATCCGTACTCTTGCAGATGCAGGACAGGTCGTGATCGCAGCCGGCGGCGGCGGAATCCCGGTCATGGAACAGGGAATCGATCTCCATGGTGCAAGTGCTATCATTGAAAAAGACTTTGCAAGTGAGCTTCTCGCAGAGGAATTAAATGCAGATACGCTTCTGATCCTCACCAGCGTTGAGAAAGTCAGCCTGAATAAAGATACTGACAAAGAAACTTATCTGGACACTGTTTCTGTTGCAGATGCCCGCAAATACATTGATGAGAATCAGTTTACAGCAGGCTCCATGCTTCCGAAGATCGAAGCTGCGGTCGCATTTGCAGAAAAAGGCAATGGACATCGCACCATCATCACAGATATTGCTCATGCAAAAGATGGCTACAAAGAAAAGACTGGTACTATCATTAAATAA
- the eutJ gene encoding ethanolamine utilization protein EutJ: MEIKNRTLSNFAELVRTGECKKFRGRLKVGVDLGTANTVLAVVDSTNRPIAGVSAPSHAIRDGVIVNYYESVQLVTKLKAELEEKLGTELPYAAAAIPPGVSEGSVKSIGYVLEGAGFEVMNIVDEPTAAAAVLKITDGAVVDVGGGTTGISILKDGKVIYTDDEATGGSHMTMTVAGHYKIPYEEAEVLKTTPEKEDEIFPVVKATIEKMATITEKFLNGYQVPAVYVVGGSASFREFTNVFEKKLKLPVYRPVHPLLVTPLGIAYNCELPPVTPKKK; the protein is encoded by the coding sequence ATGGAAATAAAAAACAGAACTTTATCGAATTTTGCAGAACTGGTACGAACCGGAGAATGCAAGAAATTCAGAGGCCGTCTGAAGGTCGGTGTGGATCTCGGTACTGCCAATACGGTCCTTGCGGTTGTTGACAGCACAAACAGACCGATTGCAGGTGTCTCCGCACCTTCTCATGCAATTCGTGACGGTGTGATCGTAAACTATTATGAATCCGTTCAGCTTGTCACAAAGCTGAAAGCAGAGCTCGAGGAAAAACTTGGCACCGAGCTCCCCTATGCTGCTGCTGCCATCCCTCCGGGAGTTTCCGAAGGCAGTGTCAAAAGCATCGGCTATGTACTGGAAGGTGCCGGGTTCGAAGTGATGAATATCGTAGATGAGCCGACTGCTGCCGCTGCTGTCCTCAAGATCACAGACGGTGCAGTTGTTGATGTCGGCGGCGGCACAACCGGTATCAGCATCCTCAAAGATGGCAAAGTCATCTACACCGATGATGAAGCAACCGGTGGAAGTCATATGACCATGACAGTTGCCGGGCATTATAAGATTCCTTATGAAGAAGCAGAAGTTCTAAAGACTACTCCTGAGAAAGAGGATGAAATCTTCCCGGTCGTCAAGGCTACCATAGAGAAAATGGCAACCATCACTGAGAAATTTCTCAATGGTTATCAGGTGCCTGCAGTTTATGTTGTAGGTGGCTCCGCAAGCTTCAGGGAATTCACAAATGTATTCGAGAAGAAGCTGAAATTACCGGTATATCGTCCGGTTCATCCACTTCTTGTAACTCCACTCGGAATCGCATATAATTGCGAATTGCCGCCAGTTACACCGAAGAAAAAATAA
- the nrdD gene encoding anaerobic ribonucleoside-triphosphate reductase codes for MIYVIKKDGTREEFDPQKIVKAVNKSAARILYKFSPEEKDFICRFAQEHADSLGKNEIEIQEMHNIVEGALERVNPAVAKSYRDYRNYKLDFIHMMDDVYTKSQAIRYIGDKSNANTDSALVATKRSLIFNELNKELYRKFFMNRNELQACKDGYIYIHDQSARLDTMNCCLFDVGSVLKGGFEMGNVWYNEPKTLDTAFDVMGDIILSTAAQQYGGFTVPEVDKILGPYAQKSYDKYISEFLKYADENWNGREEKAIEYALDKVRRDFDQGWQGIEYKLNTVGSSRGDYPFVTVTLGLGTGQFEKMCNISLLEVHKGGQGKKGHKKPVLFPKIVFLYDENLHGPGKPCEDIFEAGVDCSAKTMYPDWLSLTGKGYIASMYKQYGKVISPMGCRAFLSPWYERGGMYPADDKDTPVFVGRFNIGAVSLHLPMILAKARAESRDFYEVLDFYLQMIRNLHIRTYEYLGQMRASTNPLAYCEGGFYGGHLKPNEKIGKLLKPMTASFGITALNELQELYNGKSIREDGQFALEVLKYINDKVNQFKQEDGYLYAIYGTPAESLCGLQVEQFRKMYGIVEGVSDRPYVSNSFHCHVTEDVTPIEKQDLEGRFWELCNGGKIQYVRYPIGYNKEAIRTLIRRAMNLGYYEGVNLSLAYCDDCGHQELEMDVCPVCGSHNLTKIDRMNGYLSYSRVHGDTRLNEAKMAEIAERKSM; via the coding sequence ATGATTTATGTAATTAAGAAAGACGGAACAAGAGAAGAATTTGATCCGCAGAAGATCGTGAAAGCAGTAAACAAATCTGCCGCACGAATCCTTTATAAATTTTCACCAGAAGAAAAAGATTTTATCTGTCGTTTTGCACAGGAGCATGCAGATTCTCTTGGAAAAAATGAGATTGAGATCCAGGAGATGCATAATATCGTTGAAGGAGCTCTGGAGCGTGTGAATCCGGCAGTTGCCAAGAGCTATCGTGATTATCGTAATTATAAACTTGATTTTATCCACATGATGGATGACGTATATACAAAGAGCCAGGCAATCCGTTACATCGGAGACAAGAGCAATGCGAATACCGACAGTGCGCTGGTGGCTACGAAACGAAGCCTGATCTTTAATGAATTGAATAAGGAACTGTATCGTAAGTTTTTTATGAACCGCAACGAGCTGCAGGCATGTAAGGATGGATATATTTATATTCATGACCAGTCAGCACGTCTGGATACGATGAACTGCTGTCTGTTTGACGTTGGCTCCGTATTAAAAGGCGGATTTGAGATGGGTAATGTCTGGTACAATGAGCCGAAGACACTGGATACTGCATTTGATGTTATGGGAGATATTATCCTGAGTACTGCGGCACAGCAGTATGGCGGTTTTACCGTACCGGAAGTTGACAAGATCCTTGGACCATATGCACAGAAGAGTTATGATAAATATATCAGTGAATTTCTGAAATATGCGGATGAGAACTGGAACGGCAGAGAGGAAAAAGCAATCGAATATGCGTTGGATAAAGTAAGACGTGATTTTGACCAGGGATGGCAGGGAATTGAGTACAAACTCAATACAGTAGGTTCTTCCCGTGGAGATTATCCGTTCGTTACAGTTACATTGGGACTTGGAACCGGACAGTTTGAGAAGATGTGTAATATTTCTCTTCTGGAGGTCCACAAAGGCGGACAGGGTAAGAAGGGGCACAAGAAACCGGTACTGTTCCCGAAGATCGTATTTCTTTATGATGAAAATCTTCATGGACCTGGAAAACCATGTGAAGATATTTTTGAAGCCGGTGTGGATTGTTCAGCAAAGACGATGTATCCGGACTGGCTGTCTCTGACAGGCAAGGGTTATATCGCCAGCATGTATAAACAGTATGGCAAAGTTATCAGCCCAATGGGGTGCCGTGCATTCTTAAGTCCGTGGTATGAACGCGGCGGTATGTATCCGGCAGATGATAAAGATACACCGGTATTTGTCGGACGTTTCAATATCGGTGCAGTCAGCCTTCATCTTCCAATGATCCTGGCGAAAGCAAGAGCCGAGAGCAGAGATTTCTATGAGGTGCTGGATTTCTATCTGCAGATGATCCGTAATCTGCATATCCGTACTTATGAATACCTGGGACAGATGCGTGCTTCCACGAACCCACTGGCATACTGCGAGGGCGGTTTCTATGGCGGTCATCTGAAACCAAATGAAAAGATCGGCAAGCTTTTGAAGCCAATGACAGCTTCTTTTGGTATTACAGCACTGAATGAACTGCAGGAGCTTTATAATGGTAAGTCAATCCGTGAAGATGGACAGTTTGCCCTGGAAGTTCTGAAATACATCAATGATAAAGTAAACCAGTTTAAGCAGGAAGATGGATATCTGTATGCAATCTACGGTACACCGGCAGAGAGTCTCTGCGGTCTGCAGGTAGAACAGTTCCGTAAGATGTACGGAATTGTTGAGGGTGTTTCTGACAGACCGTATGTCAGCAACAGCTTCCACTGCCATGTAACAGAGGATGTAACTCCGATTGAGAAACAGGATCTGGAGGGACGATTCTGGGAACTCTGTAATGGTGGTAAGATCCAGTATGTACGTTATCCGATTGGCTATAATAAAGAAGCCATCCGTACTCTGATCCGCAGAGCAATGAATCTGGGATATTATGAAGGTGTCAATCTTTCTCTGGCATACTGTGATGACTGCGGTCACCAGGAACTGGAGATGGATGTGTGCCCGGTATGCGGTTCGCATAACCTGACCAAGATTGACCGAATGAATGGATATCTTTCTTACAGCCGTGTCCATGGTGATACACGACTGAACGAAGCAAAGATGGCAGAGATTGCAGAACGTAAATCAATGTAA
- the asnA gene encoding aspartate--ammonia ligase encodes MEQIKIPDGYHSDLNLHDTQVAIKTVKDFFQQTLSQKLNLLRVSAPIFVSPSSGLNDNLNGVERPVSFDIKGQDENAEIVHSLAKWKRYALKKYGFAHGEGLYTDMVAIRRDEDLDNIHSVYVDQWDWEKIISKEERTMETLINTVRSIYSVLRKTEKYMAVQYDYIEEILPKEIAFVSTQELVDMYPDLTPKEREYKIVKEKGAVFLMQVGKTLSNGERHDGRAPDYDDWELNGDILVYYPVLDIALELSSMGIRVDEEALDRQLTEAGCDDRRELPFQKAILNKELPYTIGGGIGQSRICMFFLRKAHIGEVHVSLWPESITKAAEEAGVNLL; translated from the coding sequence ATGGAACAAATCAAGATTCCTGACGGGTATCATTCAGATCTGAATCTGCATGATACACAGGTTGCAATTAAAACTGTCAAAGACTTTTTCCAGCAGACACTTTCCCAGAAGCTGAATCTTCTCCGTGTTTCTGCTCCTATCTTTGTATCTCCATCCTCAGGTCTGAACGACAATCTTAACGGTGTAGAACGTCCGGTAAGCTTCGACATCAAAGGCCAGGACGAAAATGCTGAGATCGTACATTCCCTTGCCAAATGGAAACGCTATGCGCTGAAGAAATACGGCTTTGCTCATGGCGAGGGCCTTTATACAGATATGGTCGCGATCCGTCGTGATGAAGACCTGGACAACATCCATTCTGTATATGTTGATCAGTGGGACTGGGAAAAGATCATTTCCAAAGAAGAACGTACCATGGAAACTCTGATCAACACAGTCCGCTCTATCTACAGTGTACTCCGCAAAACAGAGAAATACATGGCTGTACAGTATGATTATATTGAAGAGATCCTGCCAAAAGAAATTGCCTTCGTTTCCACCCAGGAACTGGTAGACATGTATCCGGATCTGACTCCAAAGGAAAGAGAATACAAGATCGTCAAAGAAAAAGGCGCTGTATTCCTTATGCAGGTTGGTAAGACTTTGTCCAACGGAGAACGTCATGACGGACGTGCACCGGACTACGATGACTGGGAACTGAACGGAGATATCCTCGTATACTATCCGGTTCTTGACATTGCTCTGGAACTTTCATCCATGGGTATCCGTGTTGACGAAGAAGCACTCGACCGTCAGCTGACAGAAGCCGGATGCGATGACCGCAGAGAACTTCCTTTCCAGAAAGCAATTCTGAATAAAGAACTTCCATACACTATTGGCGGTGGAATTGGCCAGTCCCGTATCTGTATGTTCTTCCTTCGCAAAGCTCATATCGGAGAAGTCCACGTATCCCTGTGGCCGGAATCCATAACCAAAGCAGCCGAAGAAGCCGGAGTAAATTTATTATAA
- a CDS encoding CBS domain-containing protein, producing the protein MNILFFLTPKSDVAYIFEDETLRQTVEKMEHRKFSCIPLLSMDGRYTGTISEGDILWGIRRLNINSTDLKEMENVSIMAIPRRATYKPVHADADMEDLLDRAINQNYVPVVDDQGYFIGIITRKEIIKYCYKEMKELSILRKKEEADS; encoded by the coding sequence GTGAATATTTTATTTTTCCTGACACCCAAAAGTGATGTAGCCTATATATTTGAGGACGAGACACTTCGCCAGACTGTTGAGAAGATGGAGCACCGCAAATTCTCCTGTATTCCTCTCCTAAGTATGGATGGCCGTTATACCGGCACGATTTCCGAGGGGGATATTCTATGGGGCATCAGGCGACTGAATATCAACAGCACTGACCTGAAGGAAATGGAAAATGTCTCCATCATGGCTATCCCGCGACGCGCCACTTATAAACCGGTACACGCAGATGCTGATATGGAAGACCTTCTGGATCGTGCGATCAATCAGAATTACGTCCCGGTAGTTGATGATCAGGGATATTTCATCGGAATCATCACACGTAAAGAAATCATCAAATACTGTTACAAAGAAATGAAAGAATTAAGCATTCTTCGTAAAAAAGAAGAAGCCGACTCCTGA
- a CDS encoding M20 family metallopeptidase, which yields MTAQKQSALQTIEEKKSLIVGIADKVWEFAELSLQEFKSAETYCEALEKEGFDVERGTCNIETAFAASYGHGRPYIGILAEYDALSGLSQEGGLIERKEKNAGGNGHGCGHNLLGAGAFAAALGIKAYLEQNDVSGTVILYGCPGEEGGAAKAFMARDGLWKKLDAALTWHPEDVNEVATGSSNSCIQTQYKFTGIASHAAGAPEKGRSALDAVELMNIGVQFLREHMSDKARIHYAITDAGGCSPNVVQSRASVLYMVRSNHVAEAVELQKRVDKIAEGAALMTETTYEKKFIDGLADTVSNFALERVLYKNFEELGVPKYTEEENAYADALAETYDSSGVPGVAAENDENAKEQVEKMQKEYGHAMNGFLTPLYQKDAFKAGSTDVGDVSWLTPTAQIHVAAWPNGCPGHSWQNVSCDRTEIGHKAAVHAGKVIAATAIDLIEDTSLLDEARAEFEKRTKDGFVCPIPADAVPVIPD from the coding sequence ATGACAGCACAAAAACAGTCTGCACTGCAGACAATTGAAGAAAAAAAGTCTCTGATCGTTGGCATTGCCGATAAAGTCTGGGAATTCGCAGAGCTTTCTCTTCAGGAATTCAAATCCGCGGAAACCTACTGTGAAGCACTGGAAAAAGAAGGATTTGATGTGGAACGCGGAACCTGCAATATTGAGACTGCGTTTGCAGCATCATATGGACACGGACGACCATATATAGGTATTCTTGCAGAGTACGATGCTCTCTCAGGACTTTCTCAGGAAGGTGGCCTTATCGAGCGTAAAGAAAAAAACGCTGGTGGAAATGGTCATGGATGCGGACATAATCTTCTTGGTGCAGGTGCGTTTGCAGCTGCTCTTGGAATCAAGGCATATCTGGAACAGAATGATGTTTCTGGTACAGTGATCCTTTACGGATGCCCGGGAGAAGAAGGTGGTGCTGCAAAAGCATTTATGGCTCGTGATGGTCTTTGGAAAAAACTGGATGCAGCACTTACCTGGCATCCGGAAGATGTAAATGAGGTGGCTACAGGCTCTTCAAATTCCTGTATCCAGACACAGTATAAATTTACCGGCATCGCTTCACATGCCGCCGGTGCACCTGAGAAGGGACGCAGTGCTCTTGATGCAGTTGAGCTTATGAATATCGGAGTGCAGTTCCTTCGTGAGCACATGAGTGATAAAGCACGTATCCATTATGCGATCACAGATGCCGGCGGATGCAGCCCGAACGTGGTACAGTCTCGTGCAAGCGTTCTTTATATGGTCCGTTCCAACCATGTGGCAGAGGCAGTGGAGCTTCAGAAGCGTGTGGATAAGATCGCAGAGGGTGCTGCTCTGATGACAGAGACTACTTATGAAAAGAAATTCATAGACGGTCTTGCAGATACCGTAAGCAACTTTGCACTGGAGAGAGTTCTCTACAAGAATTTTGAAGAACTTGGTGTGCCGAAATATACAGAAGAAGAAAATGCATATGCGGATGCACTGGCTGAGACTTATGATTCCAGCGGTGTACCTGGAGTTGCAGCAGAAAATGATGAGAATGCAAAAGAACAGGTGGAGAAGATGCAGAAGGAATACGGACATGCAATGAATGGATTCCTTACACCGTTGTATCAGAAGGATGCCTTTAAGGCTGGCTCTACTGATGTTGGAGATGTAAGCTGGCTGACACCGACAGCCCAGATCCATGTAGCAGCATGGCCGAATGGATGCCCGGGACACAGTTGGCAGAATGTTTCCTGTGACCGCACAGAGATTGGCCATAAAGCAGCGGTCCACGCAGGAAAAGTTATTGCAGCAACCGCAATTGATCTGATTGAAGATACATCTCTCTTGGATGAGGCAAGAGCAGAATTTGAAAAGAGAACAAAAGATGGTTTTGTCTGCCCGATACCGGCGGATGCAGTTCCGGTGATTCCGGATTAA
- a CDS encoding amino acid ABC transporter ATP-binding protein, producing MATSDSLIQVKNLKKHYHRGAIKALDGVTADINKGDVMVVIGPSGSGKSTFLRSLNLLEEPTDGEIIFNGVDITKKKYKDASGKTVKLDIDGLRQKMGMVFQHFNLFPHMTILDNMTLAPMKVKGVSKEEAEKKALELLERVGLADRAGAYPIQLSGGQKQRVAIVRALAMEPEVMLFDEPTSALDPEMVGEVLDVMKELAKEGMTMVVVTHEMGFAREVGNRVLFMADGKLLVDGTPTEIFDNPTNPRLQEFLSKVL from the coding sequence ATGGCGACAAGCGATAGTCTGATTCAGGTAAAAAACCTCAAGAAACATTATCACAGAGGCGCGATTAAAGCACTGGACGGTGTGACAGCAGATATCAACAAAGGCGACGTAATGGTAGTCATCGGACCATCCGGTTCCGGTAAATCCACATTTCTTCGCAGTCTGAATCTTCTGGAAGAGCCGACAGACGGTGAGATAATTTTTAACGGTGTGGACATCACCAAGAAGAAATACAAAGATGCTTCCGGCAAGACCGTAAAACTTGATATCGATGGACTTCGTCAGAAAATGGGAATGGTTTTCCAGCATTTTAACCTGTTTCCGCATATGACCATTCTGGACAATATGACTCTGGCACCGATGAAAGTCAAAGGCGTTTCCAAAGAAGAGGCAGAGAAAAAAGCACTCGAGCTTCTGGAACGTGTCGGACTTGCAGACCGTGCAGGGGCGTATCCGATCCAGCTCTCCGGTGGACAGAAACAGCGTGTTGCGATCGTAAGAGCACTTGCGATGGAACCGGAAGTGATGCTCTTTGATGAGCCGACATCTGCGCTTGACCCGGAAATGGTAGGAGAAGTTCTGGATGTTATGAAAGAGCTTGCCAAGGAAGGTATGACCATGGTTGTAGTAACGCACGAGATGGGATTTGCGCGTGAAGTTGGAAACCGTGTTCTTTTCATGGCAGACGGAAAGCTTCTTGTAGATGGCACTCCGACAGAAATCTTTGATAATCCGACGAACCCGCGTCTGCAGGAATTTTTATCTAAGGTATTATAA
- a CDS encoding amino acid ABC transporter permease gives MDSFIKLSNFGKIAPYAQLFRQGLLVTVLLSLFTVAIGFVLALILALMRMSNIRPFRALAVDRNGHLREGGPLVWLSKFNPLSFIATAYVEILRSTPVLVQIFIIYYGVFGMIDLPSFQLFGFIKFNRFFPGVVALGMNSGAYLCEIMRAGIQSIDQGQTEAARSLGLSQTMNLRYIILPQALKNILPAIANEFVVIIKESAITYTIGVQDIMSAVNAVKGATFIIIEPLLVATAIYFCLCFPTSKLIAYFERRMSHGDKR, from the coding sequence ATGGACAGTTTTATTAAATTATCTAATTTTGGCAAAATTGCCCCATATGCACAGCTGTTTCGACAGGGTCTTCTCGTAACTGTATTGTTGTCACTGTTTACAGTAGCGATTGGTTTTGTTCTTGCTCTGATCCTCGCACTGATGCGTATGTCAAACATCCGTCCGTTCCGTGCTCTGGCAGTAGACCGTAATGGACATCTGAGAGAGGGAGGACCGCTGGTGTGGCTGTCCAAATTTAATCCCCTTTCTTTTATCGCAACTGCTTATGTAGAGATTCTTCGTTCCACTCCGGTACTGGTACAGATTTTTATCATCTACTATGGTGTGTTCGGAATGATCGATCTTCCATCATTCCAGCTGTTTGGATTTATCAAATTCAATCGTTTCTTCCCGGGTGTTGTTGCACTTGGTATGAACTCAGGCGCATATCTCTGCGAGATCATGCGAGCTGGTATTCAGTCTATTGACCAGGGACAGACAGAAGCAGCACGTTCCCTGGGACTTTCCCAGACCATGAACCTGCGTTATATCATCCTTCCGCAGGCACTCAAGAATATCCTTCCGGCGATCGCAAACGAATTCGTTGTTATCATCAAGGAATCCGCGATCACATACACCATCGGTGTACAGGATATCATGTCTGCCGTAAACGCAGTCAAAGGTGCGACATTCATTATCATCGAGCCGTTGCTGGTAGCTACAGCTATTTACTTCTGCCTGTGCTTCCCAACCTCCAAACTGATTGCATATTTCGAAAGGAGAATGAGCCATGGCGACAAGCGATAG
- a CDS encoding transporter substrate-binding domain-containing protein, with amino-acid sequence MNLKKITAIMIGAVMAVSMAVPAMADDKVETVTDGKLTVATSPDFAPYEFYSIDEDGNPTLSGFDMDLAQYIADKMGLELEVVPMDFDGVLSELSQKNVDLGMAGLSPDPARADAMEFSDLYYKGGQSFVTVKDKADQFKTLEDANNKDYSIGAQTGSIQLDLANENTPDADIVSLPKVTDIITELLTGKMDGAFIETAVAESYQKNYPDLEIVCDVPYDTEGSAIGVAKGNEALLKAVNEAIADAIDDGSIDKFVADATELAAGQTYEGTLDENGAVPEADAADDAE; translated from the coding sequence ATGAACTTAAAGAAAATTACAGCAATTATGATTGGTGCAGTTATGGCTGTTTCTATGGCAGTTCCGGCAATGGCTGATGATAAGGTAGAGACTGTTACAGATGGTAAGCTTACAGTTGCAACAAGCCCGGACTTCGCACCATATGAATTTTATTCAATCGATGAAGATGGCAACCCGACACTTTCCGGATTTGATATGGATCTGGCTCAGTACATCGCAGACAAGATGGGACTGGAACTGGAAGTAGTTCCGATGGACTTCGACGGTGTATTAAGCGAGCTTTCACAGAAAAACGTTGACCTTGGCATGGCAGGTCTTTCACCGGATCCGGCTCGTGCAGATGCTATGGAGTTTTCAGATCTGTATTACAAGGGCGGACAGTCTTTCGTAACAGTAAAAGACAAAGCTGATCAGTTCAAGACTCTTGAAGATGCAAACAACAAAGATTATTCTATCGGTGCACAGACAGGTTCTATCCAGCTTGATCTTGCAAACGAAAACACTCCGGATGCAGATATCGTATCTCTCCCGAAGGTTACAGATATCATCACTGAGCTTCTGACAGGTAAGATGGACGGTGCATTCATTGAGACAGCTGTAGCAGAAAGCTACCAGAAAAACTATCCGGATCTTGAAATCGTATGTGATGTACCATATGATACAGAAGGATCGGCAATCGGTGTAGCAAAAGGAAACGAAGCACTTCTTAAAGCTGTAAACGAAGCGATCGCAGATGCTATTGATGATGGTTCTATAGATAAATTCGTAGCAGATGCAACAGAGCTTGCAGCAGGTCAGACATATGAAGGAACACTGGACGAGAACGGTGCAGTTCCGGAAGCTGATGCAGCAGATGACGCTGAATAA
- the hydF gene encoding [FeFe] hydrogenase H-cluster maturation GTPase HydF — protein MGMNQTPASERVHISFFGKRNAGKSSVINAVTGQDLAIVSSVMGTTTDPVYKTMELLPLGPVMVIDTPGIDDEGELGALRVRKSYQVLNKTDIAILVIDSTAGKGEEELELIHRFHKKGIPYLIVYNKIDLLSTEKIKDLAMSVRAGEVLVSASDGMNIQELKEKIASLKSEDTHKYPLIQDLIEPLDLVILVVPIDKAAPKGRLILPQQQTIRDILERGALSLVVRDTELKSTLDHFLAQGACPKLVVTDSQAFARVSKDVPENITLTSFSILFSRYKGELEIQLKGIAALSSIEDGDRILIAEGCTHHRQCGDIGTCKMPEWIRNYTGKKPVFEFTSGTEFPDDVSSYKMVVHCGGCMLNEREMKYRIACCQDQGVPITNYGILIAQVTGILKRSLGPFPEMQKLI, from the coding sequence ATGGGAATGAATCAGACACCCGCTTCTGAACGGGTACATATCAGTTTTTTCGGAAAAAGGAATGCCGGTAAATCCAGTGTTATCAATGCTGTAACCGGACAGGATCTCGCAATTGTTTCTTCCGTTATGGGAACAACCACCGATCCCGTCTACAAGACCATGGAATTGCTTCCACTTGGCCCGGTCATGGTCATTGATACTCCCGGTATTGATGATGAAGGTGAACTTGGTGCGCTCCGCGTCCGCAAAAGTTATCAGGTTCTGAACAAAACAGATATCGCAATTCTTGTTATCGACAGTACGGCTGGAAAAGGCGAAGAAGAACTTGAACTGATTCACCGTTTTCATAAAAAAGGCATCCCTTATCTGATCGTATATAATAAGATTGATCTGCTTTCTACCGAAAAGATCAAGGATCTTGCCATGTCCGTCCGTGCCGGAGAAGTTCTGGTCAGTGCTTCCGACGGCATGAACATCCAGGAACTGAAAGAAAAAATTGCCTCTCTGAAATCGGAAGACACGCACAAATACCCACTGATCCAGGATCTGATCGAACCCCTCGACCTGGTCATTCTCGTTGTCCCAATCGATAAAGCTGCCCCAAAAGGCCGTCTGATTCTGCCACAGCAGCAGACAATCCGCGATATTCTGGAACGTGGTGCTCTCTCTCTTGTTGTACGAGATACAGAATTAAAAAGTACCCTGGATCATTTTCTTGCACAAGGTGCCTGTCCGAAACTTGTCGTTACAGACAGTCAGGCATTTGCACGTGTTTCAAAAGACGTGCCGGAAAACATCACCCTGACTTCTTTTTCGATTCTTTTTTCAAGATATAAAGGAGAACTGGAAATTCAGCTGAAAGGTATTGCTGCTCTTTCTTCTATTGAAGATGGTGACCGCATCCTGATTGCAGAAGGATGTACACACCATCGCCAGTGCGGAGATATTGGAACATGCAAGATGCCTGAATGGATTCGAAATTATACCGGAAAGAAGCCTGTTTTTGAATTCACTTCCGGAACAGAGTTTCCGGATGATGTCTCTTCCTATAAAATGGTGGTTCACTGTGGTGGCTGTATGTTAAACGAACGTGAAATGAAGTACCGTATCGCCTGCTGCCAGGATCAGGGTGTACCGATTACCAATTACGGAATCCTGATCGCACAGGTGACAGGTATTCTGAAACGAAGCCTCGGGCCTTTCCCGGAAATGCAGAAATTGATCTGA